One window from the genome of Leucobacter aridicollis encodes:
- the folP gene encoding dihydropteroate synthase encodes MTETRVRPAPLILGVLNTTPDSFSDGGEYLDPERAVARARELVANGADVIDVGGESTRPGATPVPRAEELARVLPVIRELTAAGIVVSIDTIHAETAEAAVAAGASYINDVSGGLNDADMLKVAARAAASSGTRLILGHWRGIPDPANERSVYGDVVREVRDELAQRASEAIAAGVAAELIVLDPGLGFDKTGEQCWELLRRLGELQDLGYPVLVGASRKRMLGEVLSELPSAPAGPAGRDGATAVVSALLARAGAWGVRVHDVASTAAAIAVERAWSGPAIGDSITLTGLEVYAHHGVFDFERDAGQRFFIDATLHVDLSAAAAGDDLASTVHYGEFADAVVAAVAADPVDLIETVAERVAQLALEYPGVNRARVTVHKPDAPIQAPFADVAVTVDRVRGAK; translated from the coding sequence GTGACAGAGACCCGAGTGCGCCCCGCCCCGCTCATCCTTGGCGTTCTCAACACCACCCCTGATTCGTTCAGTGACGGGGGAGAGTACCTCGATCCTGAACGCGCGGTCGCCCGCGCCCGTGAGCTCGTCGCGAATGGCGCTGACGTGATCGACGTCGGCGGCGAATCTACGCGGCCAGGGGCGACCCCTGTGCCGCGCGCCGAAGAGCTCGCCCGAGTTCTCCCGGTGATTCGCGAGCTGACCGCAGCAGGGATCGTCGTGTCGATCGATACGATTCACGCAGAGACAGCCGAAGCAGCCGTCGCCGCAGGCGCAAGCTACATCAACGATGTCTCGGGCGGCTTGAACGACGCAGACATGCTCAAGGTGGCTGCGCGCGCGGCTGCATCGTCGGGCACGAGGCTTATCCTCGGGCACTGGCGAGGCATCCCCGATCCCGCGAACGAGCGGTCTGTGTATGGCGACGTTGTTCGCGAGGTGCGCGACGAGCTTGCACAGCGGGCATCTGAAGCGATCGCTGCTGGAGTGGCGGCCGAACTCATCGTGCTCGACCCAGGGCTCGGGTTCGACAAGACTGGAGAGCAATGCTGGGAGCTGTTGCGCAGGCTCGGCGAACTCCAAGATCTGGGGTACCCGGTGCTCGTTGGTGCCTCCCGGAAGCGGATGCTTGGTGAGGTGCTCAGCGAGCTACCCAGTGCGCCTGCGGGTCCCGCTGGGCGCGACGGCGCGACAGCTGTCGTGAGCGCCCTCTTGGCGCGAGCCGGCGCGTGGGGGGTGCGAGTACACGACGTCGCCAGCACGGCGGCGGCGATCGCCGTCGAACGTGCGTGGTCAGGGCCAGCAATCGGCGACAGCATCACGCTCACTGGCCTCGAAGTGTATGCCCACCACGGCGTGTTTGACTTCGAACGTGACGCCGGGCAGCGGTTCTTCATCGACGCGACGCTGCACGTGGATCTCAGCGCAGCGGCGGCGGGCGACGATCTGGCGAGCACCGTGCACTACGGAGAGTTCGCAGATGCTGTCGTCGCAGCGGTCGCCGCTGACCCGGTCGACCTCATCGAGACCGTTGCTGAGCGCGTCGCCCAGCTCGCGCTTGAATACCCTGGGGTGAATAGAGCGCGCGTCACCGTCCACAAGCCCGACGCACCGATCCAGGCGCCGTTCGCCGACGTCGCTGTCACCGTTGATCGAGTTCGGGGGGCCAAATGA
- a CDS encoding DUF3180 family protein, whose amino-acid sequence MSGQQKLRGLNPLHLLGTGAVGAALALLIQAWLSSRGRPSILLPYSMAITLIALAVVLVVLGLRLRKHVAKGTGAVNPFQAVRLLATARAGQLVGAVFAGFGGGLLLSLLGRSVPAPTPTWLPMLVTALAGVVLLVCALVTERLCRVPPSDDPEGEGDAGLATLET is encoded by the coding sequence GTGAGCGGACAGCAGAAGCTTCGTGGGCTAAACCCGCTGCATCTTCTCGGGACGGGGGCCGTCGGGGCCGCGTTGGCGCTCCTCATCCAGGCATGGCTCTCTTCGCGGGGTCGCCCCTCGATTCTGCTGCCCTATTCAATGGCGATCACACTCATCGCACTCGCCGTAGTGCTCGTCGTGCTCGGGTTGAGGCTGCGCAAGCACGTTGCGAAGGGCACTGGCGCAGTGAACCCGTTCCAGGCCGTGCGGCTGCTCGCGACGGCGCGCGCAGGCCAGCTTGTCGGGGCGGTCTTTGCGGGCTTTGGCGGCGGACTACTGTTGTCCCTGCTCGGCCGGAGCGTGCCTGCACCCACCCCAACCTGGCTTCCGATGCTTGTCACTGCACTTGCCGGCGTCGTGCTTCTTGTGTGCGCGCTCGTCACCGAGCGACTGTGCCGCGTGCCGCCAAGCGACGACCCCGAGGGCGAAGGCGACGCGGGCCTGGCTACACTTGAGACGTGA
- the folE gene encoding GTP cyclohydrolase I FolE codes for MSAGVDRDRVARAVRELLSAIGADPESDELRATPGRVADSYAEFFAGVGVDPQQFLRDAVPVDGETGELVLMRDIALRSICEHHLLPFRGRAHIAYQPRDRVVGLSALPRVVDALAARPQVQERLGEQIVQAIVDGLDPMGVLVVLEASHGCVADRGVRETEAEAVTIASRGNLAEAAARSEIIALIAPGGPRNPL; via the coding sequence GTGAGCGCAGGAGTGGATCGGGACCGGGTCGCGAGGGCAGTTCGCGAGCTGCTCAGCGCAATCGGTGCCGACCCTGAAAGTGACGAGTTGCGGGCAACACCCGGACGCGTGGCTGACTCGTACGCGGAGTTCTTTGCCGGAGTCGGGGTTGACCCACAGCAGTTTTTGCGCGACGCGGTACCCGTTGACGGTGAGACCGGCGAGCTCGTGCTCATGCGCGATATCGCCCTGCGCTCGATCTGCGAACATCACCTGCTCCCGTTTCGGGGGAGGGCGCACATCGCCTACCAGCCGCGCGACCGTGTTGTCGGGCTCAGTGCGTTGCCTCGAGTCGTCGACGCCCTCGCCGCGCGGCCGCAGGTGCAAGAGCGCCTGGGCGAGCAGATCGTTCAGGCGATTGTCGATGGCCTCGATCCGATGGGAGTGCTCGTCGTGCTCGAGGCGAGCCACGGCTGCGTGGCAGACCGAGGAGTGCGTGAGACTGAGGCCGAGGCCGTCACAATCGCCTCGCGCGGCAACCTGGCAGAGGCCGCCGCGCGGTCAGAAATCATCGCGCTTATTGCGCCTGGCGGACCAAGGAACCCGTTGTGA
- the folK gene encoding 2-amino-4-hydroxy-6-hydroxymethyldihydropteridine diphosphokinase, producing MIAQVVPVLLAFGANLGDRGETIRAAQRELAGLDGIAEFVASPLHETVALTLDGPDPTAPKYINGVASLQTTLAPHELLDALQRVETAHGRVRDARWGDRTLDIDLILFGGRVIADDRLTVPHPRAHERDFVLSPWLALDPDAVLMGHGRVSELLDRIGDTTVPLAHSAADPLEPLATPCEGRPE from the coding sequence ATGATTGCCCAGGTCGTTCCAGTGCTCCTTGCGTTCGGTGCGAACCTCGGCGACCGCGGCGAGACAATTCGTGCGGCGCAGCGAGAGCTCGCCGGGCTCGACGGCATCGCCGAGTTTGTTGCCTCCCCGCTGCACGAAACAGTGGCACTCACGCTTGATGGGCCGGACCCGACCGCTCCGAAGTACATCAACGGCGTCGCGTCACTTCAGACGACCCTCGCCCCACACGAGCTGCTCGATGCTCTGCAGCGGGTAGAGACTGCGCACGGCAGGGTCCGAGACGCCAGATGGGGCGACCGGACGCTCGACATTGACCTCATTCTCTTCGGCGGTAGAGTAATCGCTGACGACAGGCTGACTGTGCCCCACCCGCGGGCGCACGAACGCGACTTTGTGCTCTCGCCGTGGCTCGCGCTTGACCCGGACGCGGTGCTCATGGGGCACGGACGCGTCAGCGAGTTGCTCGACAGAATCGGCGACACGACAGTGCCGCTCGCTCACTCTGCGGCGGACCCGCTCGAGCCACTCGCCACGCCATGTGAGGGCAGGCCAGAGTGA
- the ftsH gene encoding ATP-dependent zinc metalloprotease FtsH, producing the protein MAEKSSETPTKGRRLLKGPFVYIAIAVVFLLLGWSFLSGSNTREVSTERGLELIAEGKVKQAEIIDGDQRVNLELAKADKKAGSDNVFFYYVNQRGAEVISAIDEAQPKDGFNDVVPKPNPFWSLLGFLLPLLLIGVLLWWMMSSMQGGGRGVMQFGKSKAKLVSKETPVVTFADVAGADEAVEELEEIKDFLQDASRFQAVGARIPKGVLLYGPPGTGKTLLARAVAGEAGVPFYSISGSDFVEMFVGVGASRVRDLFKEAKANAPAIIFIDEIDAVGQRRGQGMGGGHDEREQTLNQLLVEMDGFDPKANVIMIAATNRPDMLDPALLRPGRFDRQVGVDAPDMRGRLMILQVHAKGKPLSKNVDLEVVARKTPGFSGADLANVLNEAALLTARSNAQLIDNRALDEAIDRVIAGPQRRTRVMKDQEKLITAYHEGGHALVAASLNHTDPVTKVTILPRGRALGYTMVIPLEDKYSVTRNELQDQLAYALGGRVAEELVFHDPTTGAGNDIEKATSTARKMVTEYGMTTAVGPVKLGQAQPGAFMGDFGQSRDYSEGLAVQIDAEVRALLEQAHNEAYEVLVANRDVLDKLARELLEKETLDHLQLAEIFRDVQKLGPRATWLSHGDRPVSDRPPIEVPAAVRTDGPTAEKVAQSEGDSPAPADATQPDTPGE; encoded by the coding sequence TTGGCTGAAAAATCGTCCGAGACGCCGACAAAGGGTCGGCGCCTGCTCAAGGGCCCGTTCGTGTATATCGCGATCGCGGTCGTATTCCTGCTGCTCGGGTGGTCATTCCTCTCAGGGAGCAACACACGGGAGGTGAGTACCGAACGAGGCCTCGAGCTCATCGCCGAGGGCAAGGTCAAGCAAGCTGAGATCATCGACGGTGATCAGCGCGTGAACCTTGAGCTGGCGAAGGCAGATAAGAAGGCGGGCAGCGACAACGTCTTCTTCTACTACGTCAACCAGCGCGGTGCAGAGGTGATCTCGGCGATCGACGAGGCACAGCCAAAGGACGGATTCAACGACGTCGTTCCGAAGCCGAATCCATTCTGGTCGCTCCTTGGATTCCTGCTCCCGCTCCTACTCATTGGTGTGTTGCTGTGGTGGATGATGTCCTCCATGCAGGGCGGCGGCCGCGGCGTCATGCAGTTTGGTAAGTCGAAGGCCAAGCTTGTCTCGAAGGAGACACCTGTCGTGACGTTCGCCGACGTCGCTGGCGCCGATGAGGCCGTCGAAGAGCTCGAAGAAATCAAGGACTTTCTGCAAGACGCCTCTCGCTTCCAGGCTGTCGGTGCTCGCATTCCGAAGGGTGTGCTGCTGTACGGCCCTCCGGGAACCGGCAAGACCCTGCTTGCACGCGCGGTCGCAGGCGAGGCCGGTGTGCCGTTCTACTCGATCTCGGGTTCTGACTTCGTTGAAATGTTCGTCGGGGTCGGCGCGAGCCGCGTCCGCGACCTGTTCAAGGAAGCCAAGGCGAACGCCCCAGCGATCATCTTCATCGATGAGATCGACGCTGTCGGCCAGCGCCGTGGCCAGGGCATGGGCGGCGGTCACGACGAGCGTGAGCAGACCCTGAACCAGCTCCTCGTCGAGATGGACGGCTTCGACCCGAAGGCGAATGTCATCATGATCGCGGCCACGAACCGCCCAGACATGCTTGACCCTGCGCTGTTGCGTCCGGGCCGATTCGACCGCCAGGTCGGAGTCGACGCGCCTGACATGCGCGGCAGGCTCATGATTCTGCAGGTGCATGCGAAGGGCAAGCCGCTTTCGAAGAACGTCGACCTTGAGGTCGTTGCGCGAAAGACCCCGGGGTTCTCTGGCGCTGACCTCGCGAACGTGCTGAACGAGGCGGCTCTGCTTACCGCGCGCTCGAACGCTCAGCTCATCGACAATCGCGCGCTTGACGAGGCGATCGATCGCGTTATTGCTGGGCCGCAGCGCCGCACGCGTGTCATGAAAGACCAGGAAAAGCTCATCACCGCCTATCACGAGGGTGGCCACGCCCTCGTCGCGGCGTCGCTGAACCACACGGATCCCGTGACCAAGGTGACGATCCTGCCACGCGGCAGAGCCCTCGGCTACACGATGGTTATCCCGCTCGAGGACAAGTACTCGGTGACTCGAAACGAGCTGCAAGATCAGCTCGCGTACGCCCTTGGAGGCCGCGTTGCTGAAGAACTCGTCTTCCACGACCCGACCACGGGCGCAGGCAACGACATCGAGAAAGCGACGTCAACTGCGCGCAAGATGGTGACTGAGTACGGCATGACGACCGCGGTCGGGCCCGTGAAGCTCGGACAGGCGCAGCCTGGCGCGTTCATGGGTGACTTCGGCCAGTCCCGCGATTACTCGGAGGGTCTCGCTGTGCAGATTGATGCCGAGGTGCGCGCGCTCCTTGAACAGGCGCATAACGAGGCTTACGAGGTGCTTGTGGCAAACCGCGACGTGCTCGACAAGCTCGCGCGGGAGCTGCTCGAGAAGGAGACACTCGACCACCTGCAGCTCGCTGAGATCTTCCGCGATGTGCAGAAGCTTGGGCCGCGTGCGACGTGGCTTTCCCACGGAGACCGTCCCGTCTCCGATCGGCCTCCGATCGAGGTGCCTGCCGCGGTGCGAACCGACGGACCGACAGCCGAGAAGGTTGCCCAGAGCGAGGGCGACTCACCAGCCCCAGCCGACGCCACGCAGCCAGACACACCCGGCGAGTAG
- the hpt gene encoding hypoxanthine phosphoribosyltransferase produces MDAKHLGDDLTVVLHTEEELRVRLAELAREIERDYAEEPPLLVGVLKGAVMVMADLARELNFHAQMDWMAVSSYGVGTKSSGVVKILKDLDADITGRDVLIVEDIIDSGLTLSWLKENLESRGAKSVRICTMLRKPEALKVEVDVAYVGFDIPVEFVVGYGLDYAEDYRNLRDVAILAPHVYSGK; encoded by the coding sequence ATGGACGCGAAACATCTTGGCGATGACCTCACTGTTGTACTGCACACCGAAGAAGAACTTCGCGTGCGCCTCGCTGAACTGGCGCGCGAAATTGAGCGCGACTACGCCGAAGAGCCGCCGCTCCTTGTCGGTGTGCTGAAAGGCGCCGTCATGGTGATGGCTGATCTCGCTCGCGAGCTCAACTTCCACGCCCAGATGGACTGGATGGCGGTCTCGTCGTACGGCGTCGGCACCAAGTCGAGCGGCGTTGTCAAGATTCTGAAGGATCTGGACGCAGACATCACTGGGCGCGACGTGCTGATCGTCGAAGACATTATCGACTCGGGCCTCACGCTCTCCTGGCTGAAAGAGAACCTCGAGAGCCGGGGGGCGAAATCGGTTCGTATCTGCACGATGCTGCGAAAGCCTGAGGCATTGAAGGTTGAGGTCGACGTCGCCTATGTTGGCTTCGACATCCCTGTGGAGTTCGTTGTCGGCTACGGTCTCGACTACGCAGAGGACTACAGGAACCTGCGCGACGTCGCGATCCTCGCCCCGCACGTGTACTCGGGCAAGTAA